A portion of the Microlunatus phosphovorus NM-1 genome contains these proteins:
- a CDS encoding HAD-IIA family hydrolase: protein MNVFGDRDPHSVSCWLTDMDGVLVREERAIPGAADFIETLERYGRRFLVLTNNSIFTARDLRARLLASGIDIPEESIWTSALATAQFLADQAQGGSAYVIGEAGLTSALHNAGFILTETDPDYVVLGETRTYSFEAITRAIRLVERGARFIATNPDVTGPSPEGSLPATGSVAALISRATGVQPYFVGKPNPLMMRSALNRIDAHSESTVMVGDRMDTDVIAGIEAGLRTVLVLTGSTRAEQVAGFPYRPTRVVDSIADVVPLIAELAPHEDEELSAD, encoded by the coding sequence ATGAATGTGTTTGGTGACCGCGATCCGCACTCCGTCTCCTGCTGGCTGACCGACATGGACGGAGTGCTCGTCCGTGAGGAACGAGCCATTCCGGGAGCCGCGGACTTCATCGAGACGCTCGAGCGGTACGGACGCCGCTTCCTGGTGCTCACCAACAACTCGATCTTCACTGCCCGTGATCTGCGGGCGCGGCTGCTGGCCAGCGGCATCGACATCCCCGAGGAATCGATCTGGACCTCGGCGCTGGCCACCGCGCAGTTTCTCGCCGACCAGGCACAGGGCGGCTCCGCGTACGTGATCGGAGAGGCCGGCCTGACCTCGGCATTGCACAATGCCGGCTTCATCCTGACTGAGACCGATCCCGACTACGTGGTGCTGGGGGAGACCCGCACCTATTCCTTCGAGGCGATCACCAGGGCGATCAGGCTGGTCGAGAGGGGTGCCAGGTTCATCGCCACCAACCCGGATGTGACCGGTCCGTCACCGGAAGGCTCGCTGCCGGCCACCGGCTCGGTGGCGGCGCTCATCTCCCGGGCGACCGGCGTGCAGCCGTACTTCGTGGGGAAGCCCAATCCCTTGATGATGCGATCGGCGCTCAATCGGATTGACGCCCACTCCGAGTCGACTGTGATGGTGGGCGACCGGATGGACACAGACGTCATCGCCGGCATCGAGGCCGGACTGCGTACGGTCCTGGTGCTCACCGGCTCCACCCGGGCCGAGCAGGTCGCCGGCTTCCCCTACCGGCCGACCCGGGTGGTCGACTCGATCGCCGACGTGGTCCCGTTGATCGCCGAACTGGCGCCTCACGAGGACGAGGAGCTGTCCGCCGACTGA
- a CDS encoding MDR family MFS transporter: protein MAQQQASRVSRAEVGLRSTRGPILLSMMLSVGLVAIDSTILATAVPSIVRDLGGFHQFPWLFSIFLLAQAVSVPIYAKFSDQYGRKPIMLIGVGLFLLGSILSGLAWSMPALIAFRGIQGLGAGAIMPTSMTIVGDLYTLAERATVQGYVASVWAISAVVGPALGGIFVETLNWRWIFFVNIPLALFAGWTLLRRFHEDIEHVRHRIDFAGAIVLTAGSSLLILGLLEGGVLWPWRSLASVVVLGGGTLLLITFALIERRASEPIIPGWVFRSRLFNTTNLVSLAVGAIVVGLTSYVPLYVQGVLGHNALVGGFAVAALTIGWPIAASTAGRVYLRIGFRSTGLIGAVVALVGLGLLATLAVDSSVWLVATTCFVIGLGMGWIASPTLIAAQSEAEWQVRGVVTGTNMFARSMGSAVGIAVFGALANAALVGAGGAGGSGDHGGISIDGVAAGQLFDALHQVFIASAVVAVVMLIGIALMPRKPTEHQLLPRR from the coding sequence ATGGCGCAACAGCAGGCGAGCCGGGTGAGCCGGGCCGAGGTCGGATTACGGTCCACCCGTGGCCCGATCCTGTTGTCGATGATGCTCAGCGTCGGGCTGGTGGCGATCGACTCGACCATCCTCGCGACGGCCGTTCCCTCGATCGTCCGCGACCTCGGCGGCTTCCACCAGTTCCCCTGGCTGTTCTCGATCTTCCTGCTGGCACAGGCGGTCTCCGTGCCGATCTATGCCAAGTTCTCCGACCAGTACGGCCGCAAGCCGATCATGCTGATCGGCGTCGGGCTGTTCCTGCTCGGATCCATCCTGTCCGGTCTGGCCTGGAGCATGCCGGCCCTGATCGCCTTCCGCGGCATCCAGGGACTCGGCGCCGGTGCGATCATGCCCACCTCGATGACCATCGTCGGCGACCTCTACACACTCGCCGAGCGGGCGACCGTCCAGGGCTACGTGGCCAGTGTGTGGGCCATCTCCGCGGTCGTCGGTCCGGCACTCGGCGGCATCTTCGTCGAGACACTGAACTGGCGCTGGATCTTCTTCGTCAACATCCCCCTGGCGCTGTTCGCCGGCTGGACCCTGCTGCGGCGCTTCCACGAGGACATCGAGCACGTACGCCACCGCATCGACTTCGCCGGCGCGATCGTGCTGACCGCCGGATCATCGTTGCTCATCCTCGGCCTACTGGAGGGTGGCGTGCTCTGGCCGTGGCGCTCACTTGCGAGCGTCGTCGTACTCGGCGGAGGCACCCTGCTGCTGATCACGTTCGCGCTCATCGAGCGGCGGGCCAGCGAACCGATCATCCCCGGCTGGGTCTTCCGGTCCCGGCTGTTCAACACCACCAACCTGGTCAGCCTCGCCGTCGGGGCGATCGTCGTCGGCCTCACCTCGTATGTCCCGCTTTATGTCCAGGGCGTGCTCGGCCACAACGCGCTGGTCGGCGGCTTCGCCGTCGCGGCTCTGACGATCGGATGGCCGATCGCCGCGTCGACCGCAGGCCGGGTCTATCTGCGGATCGGTTTTCGCTCGACCGGGCTGATCGGCGCCGTGGTGGCTCTGGTAGGTCTCGGTCTGCTCGCGACGCTGGCCGTCGACTCATCTGTCTGGTTGGTCGCGACGACCTGTTTCGTCATCGGGCTGGGCATGGGCTGGATCGCGAGCCCAACCCTGATCGCGGCCCAGTCGGAGGCGGAGTGGCAGGTCCGCGGCGTGGTGACGGGGACGAACATGTTCGCCCGCTCGATGGGGTCGGCAGTCGGGATCGCTGTCTTCGGCGCACTCGCCAATGCCGCCCTGGTCGGCGCCGGCGGAGCCGGTGGATCCGGTGACCACGGCGGGATCAGCATCGACGGGGTCGCTGCCGGTCAGCTGTTCGACGCCCTGCATCAGGTGTTCATCGCCTCGGCCGTCGTCGCCGTGGTCATGCTCATCGGCATCGCGCTGATGCCACGCAAGCCCACCGAGCATCAACTGCTGCCGCGGCGCTGA
- a CDS encoding response regulator transcription factor, translated as MTRSRGQRAAGEITASNPIRLGVIDDHEAIRIGVIGAAQLEAKAKAAPIRVTCQAATVDELIAAGRDACEIVALDLGLADGSSPASNIGRLLGHSCDVVVYSLADDRAVLREAMSAGAAGYVRKSERVGRLLEMVRDVHAGRPVICREFAAVVDDDPQFARAELTDKEREAVGLYASGLSVEATAQRMQCTAATAKTYVDRARAKYQAQNRPAGQKVQLFVNAVEDGILPPVLPRSRR; from the coding sequence ATGACGAGAAGTCGTGGTCAACGGGCCGCCGGTGAGATCACGGCGAGCAACCCGATCCGGCTCGGTGTCATCGACGATCACGAAGCCATCCGGATCGGTGTCATCGGTGCTGCCCAGCTGGAAGCCAAAGCGAAGGCGGCGCCGATCCGAGTCACCTGCCAGGCCGCCACCGTCGACGAGCTGATCGCCGCTGGTCGCGACGCGTGCGAGATCGTCGCGCTGGATCTCGGGCTGGCCGACGGGTCGAGCCCGGCGAGCAACATCGGTCGTCTGCTCGGACACAGCTGTGATGTCGTCGTCTACTCCCTCGCCGACGACCGGGCGGTGCTGCGGGAGGCGATGTCGGCCGGTGCTGCTGGGTATGTCCGGAAGAGTGAGCGAGTGGGCAGGCTGCTGGAGATGGTTCGTGATGTGCACGCCGGACGACCGGTGATCTGTCGCGAGTTCGCGGCTGTGGTGGATGACGACCCGCAGTTCGCTCGTGCCGAGCTCACCGACAAGGAGCGGGAAGCCGTTGGTCTCTATGCCTCGGGCTTGAGTGTCGAGGCAACCGCGCAGCGGATGCAGTGCACGGCCGCGACGGCCAAGACCTACGTCGATCGGGCTCGAGCGAAGTACCAGGCTCAGAACCGGCCGGCCGGCCAGAAGGTGCAACTGTTCGTCAACGCCGTCGAGGACGGCATCCTCCCGCCGGTGCTTCCCCGATCGAGGCGATGA
- a CDS encoding sensor histidine kinase, whose amino-acid sequence MSPTTSRRSHRDAADSFIARAVAIFVIAMSAQSMGGVIAQSPRVALWWLIVIGSLMAWSGCWVTVSGLFGRSPRLALTIFALAAIVGLALWPVAHPTADSGPPWVWNVLGLSVACVAAAWGQRFALIYTGVTAVILAVVRLLPSGGAASWAASLQDTAFLVAAGLALTAAIQAVRVGAERADASALAAANAHHTSAVARARLIERHRLGAILHDSVLSALVSAARARTPTQRQSAAELAAASLRRLEDYGRARTAPTTRISQLPDRLQSTVEAAALLPVDIYASLPVGVDAELPGDTAEALLAAVHAAVDNASRHSGAARITVRMIVDLSMIGDSPSRRLRVEISDDGRGFDPLAVSSRCLGVRLSIIQRMLDAGGTAVVDSAPGQGTRVILECEVVG is encoded by the coding sequence ATGAGCCCGACCACCAGCCGCCGCAGCCATCGAGACGCCGCAGACTCGTTCATCGCCCGTGCTGTGGCGATCTTCGTCATCGCGATGTCCGCGCAATCGATGGGTGGAGTGATCGCGCAGTCACCGCGGGTGGCGCTCTGGTGGCTGATCGTCATCGGCTCGTTGATGGCGTGGTCGGGCTGCTGGGTGACCGTCTCGGGCCTGTTCGGTCGGAGTCCTCGGCTCGCACTGACGATCTTCGCGCTCGCAGCGATCGTCGGGCTGGCGCTGTGGCCGGTCGCGCACCCGACCGCCGACTCCGGTCCGCCATGGGTCTGGAACGTACTCGGGCTGTCCGTCGCCTGCGTCGCCGCGGCCTGGGGTCAACGGTTCGCGCTGATATACACGGGAGTGACGGCGGTGATCCTGGCTGTCGTTCGGCTCCTGCCGTCCGGTGGTGCGGCTAGTTGGGCTGCGTCGCTGCAGGACACAGCCTTCCTGGTGGCGGCCGGACTCGCGTTGACGGCGGCGATTCAAGCTGTCCGGGTGGGCGCTGAACGAGCCGACGCCAGTGCGCTGGCGGCAGCGAACGCACACCACACGTCGGCGGTGGCGCGGGCGCGACTGATCGAGCGACACCGGCTGGGCGCGATCCTGCATGACTCGGTCCTGAGTGCGCTGGTCTCGGCAGCGCGCGCCAGGACTCCAACGCAGCGGCAGTCTGCCGCGGAGCTGGCGGCGGCCAGTCTGCGTCGGCTCGAGGACTACGGTCGAGCCCGGACGGCGCCGACCACTCGGATCTCGCAACTCCCGGATCGCCTGCAGTCCACCGTCGAGGCGGCAGCGCTGCTACCGGTCGACATCTACGCCAGCCTGCCGGTTGGCGTCGACGCCGAGCTCCCCGGCGATACCGCGGAGGCGCTCTTGGCTGCAGTCCACGCGGCCGTGGACAACGCGAGCCGGCACTCGGGAGCCGCGCGGATCACGGTCCGGATGATCGTCGACCTGTCGATGATCGGAGACTCGCCGTCTCGCCGACTGCGCGTCGAGATCTCCGACGACGGCCGGGGGTTCGACCCGTTGGCGGTCTCGTCACGCTGCCTCGGCGTCCGGCTCTCCATCATCCAGCGGATGCTCGATGCCGGCGGTACTGCCGTCGTCGACTCCGCCCCCGGACAGGGGACCCGAGTGATCCTGGAGTGCGAGGTGGTCGGATGA
- the groL gene encoding chaperonin GroEL (60 kDa chaperone family; promotes refolding of misfolded polypeptides especially under stressful conditions; forms two stacked rings of heptamers to form a barrel-shaped 14mer; ends can be capped by GroES; misfolded proteins enter the barrel where they are refolded when GroES binds), whose amino-acid sequence MPKLIQFNTEARRGLERGMNILADAVKVTLGPKGRNVVLEKKWGAPTITNDGVSIAKEIELEDPYEKIGAELVKEVAKKTDDVAGDGTTTATVLAQAMVREGLRNVTAGANPMALKRGIEAAVAALVAELAATAKDVETKEQIAATASISAADTQVGAIIAEAMDKVGKEGVITVDESNTFGLELELTEGMRFDKGYISPYFVTDTERMETVLDDPYVLIVNSKISNLKELLPVLEKVMQSGKPLVVIAEDVDGEALAALIVNKIRGTFKSVAVKAPGFGDRRKAMLTDIAILTGGQVISEEVGLKLDGVELELLGQARQVVVTKDETTIIEGAGDSEQIAGRVNQIRNEIDNSDSDYDREKLQERLAKLAGGVAVIKVGAATEVELKERKHRIEDAVRNAKAAVEEGIVAGGGVALLQAAQHAKVDLDGDEAIGAQIVFTAAEAPLRQIAFNAGLEPGVVAEKVRGLAAGHGLNAATGEYVDLVPAGIIDPAKVTRSALQNAASIAALFLTTEAVIADKPEKAAPAPGGDMGGGMGGMDF is encoded by the coding sequence ATGCCGAAACTGATTCAGTTCAACACCGAGGCGCGACGCGGCCTCGAGCGGGGGATGAACATCCTCGCGGACGCCGTCAAGGTCACCCTGGGCCCCAAGGGCCGCAACGTCGTGCTGGAGAAGAAGTGGGGTGCCCCGACCATCACCAATGATGGCGTGAGCATCGCCAAGGAGATCGAGCTCGAGGACCCGTACGAGAAGATCGGCGCCGAGCTGGTCAAGGAGGTCGCCAAGAAGACCGACGACGTCGCGGGCGACGGAACCACCACCGCCACCGTGCTGGCCCAGGCCATGGTGCGCGAGGGTCTGCGCAACGTGACCGCCGGCGCGAACCCGATGGCCCTCAAGCGGGGCATCGAGGCCGCCGTGGCCGCCCTGGTCGCAGAGCTCGCAGCGACCGCCAAGGACGTGGAGACCAAGGAGCAGATCGCTGCCACCGCCTCCATCTCCGCCGCTGACACCCAGGTCGGTGCGATCATCGCCGAGGCCATGGACAAGGTCGGCAAGGAAGGCGTCATCACCGTCGACGAGTCGAACACCTTCGGCCTGGAGCTCGAGCTCACCGAGGGCATGCGGTTCGACAAGGGCTACATCTCGCCCTACTTCGTCACCGACACCGAGCGCATGGAGACCGTGCTCGACGATCCGTACGTGCTGATCGTCAACTCCAAGATCAGCAACCTCAAGGAGCTGCTGCCGGTCCTGGAGAAGGTCATGCAGAGCGGCAAGCCGCTCGTCGTGATCGCCGAGGACGTCGACGGCGAGGCTCTGGCCGCGCTGATCGTGAACAAGATCCGTGGCACCTTCAAGTCCGTCGCCGTCAAGGCTCCGGGCTTCGGTGATCGTCGCAAGGCCATGCTGACCGACATCGCGATCCTGACCGGTGGCCAGGTCATCTCCGAGGAGGTCGGCCTCAAGCTCGACGGCGTCGAGCTGGAGCTGCTGGGCCAGGCTCGTCAGGTCGTGGTGACCAAGGACGAGACCACCATCATCGAGGGCGCGGGCGACTCCGAGCAGATCGCCGGCCGGGTCAACCAGATCCGTAACGAGATCGACAACTCCGACTCCGACTACGACCGCGAGAAGCTGCAGGAGCGGCTGGCCAAGCTGGCCGGCGGCGTGGCCGTGATCAAGGTCGGCGCGGCCACCGAGGTCGAGCTGAAGGAGCGCAAGCACCGGATCGAGGACGCCGTCCGCAACGCCAAGGCTGCGGTCGAGGAGGGCATCGTCGCCGGCGGCGGCGTGGCTCTGCTGCAGGCTGCGCAGCACGCCAAGGTCGACCTGGACGGTGACGAGGCCATCGGTGCACAGATCGTGTTCACGGCGGCTGAGGCGCCGCTGCGGCAGATCGCCTTCAACGCCGGTCTGGAGCCGGGCGTGGTGGCCGAGAAGGTCCGCGGACTGGCTGCCGGTCACGGTCTGAACGCGGCCACCGGTGAGTACGTCGACCTGGTGCCGGCCGGCATCATCGACCCGGCCAAGGTGACCCGGTCCGCGCTGCAGAACGCGGCGTCGATCGCGGCCCTGTTCCTCACCACCGAGGCCGTCATCGCCGACAAGCCGGAGAAGGCTGCGCCTGCTCCGGGTGGCGACATGGGTGGCGGCATGGGCGGCATGGACTTCTGA
- a CDS encoding glycogen/starch/alpha-glucan phosphorylase produces MSDNATTLNDDLELEVVTDIDPAPASTDDTDTATAESRPTKRKPTHALALAPVGSPPSSVDGFVKEFLRELNFGQGVALSTSTVNDQYMALAKTVRHYLMARWLETLRRQFQSQAKGVAYLSAEYLLGRQLGNALLATGLTEIVEEGLDQCGIDLADLRAQEVEPGLGNGGLGRLAACFIDSLATMNVPCVGYGIRYQYGIFRQTFVDGRQVEQPDSWLTLGAPWEFPHPEAAQTINFGGHTEHYTDTDGVERSRWVPGWKVKAVPYNYMVPGYQNGRVNTLRLWRSVATDAFDLRIFNSGDYEEAVRAQTYAENISKVLYPEDSTPQGKELRLQQQYFFVAASIADLLRYLLPKDYDLHNLPNRVIFQLNDTHPVIGVPELMRVLVDEKKMDWDEAWAITQQCFAYTCHTLLPEALEVWPVELLGRLLPRHLEIIYRINEEFLEQVAERFPGDHLRISRMSIIAEFPERAVRMAYLATVAGAKVNGVAELHSQLLRDKVLPDFDEFYPGKFTNVTNGVTPRRFVKLANPALSELITDAIGVGWLTDLERLRELEPYATDEEFRERFREVKAHNKRRLNRVLEQRDGTSVDDTHMLDVMVKRLHEYKRQTLKLLHIVTEYDRIISGEVAAADITPRTFIFGAKAAPGYKIAKDIIHLINGVGSVVNSDPRVEGRLKVLFPPNYNVTLAEKVIPAADLSEQISLAGKEASGTGNMKFALNGALTIGTDDGANVEIRRLVKDDNFFLFGLLEPEVEDLYARGYVPSSYYEKNESLKRAIDLIAEGAFSNGDRDMYASVVGNLLHEDRFMALADYESYIEAQDKVAAAYADTEWWTRAAILNVARCGFFSSDRSMRDYIDRIWHTPPAY; encoded by the coding sequence GTGTCCGACAACGCCACTACCTTGAACGACGACCTCGAGCTGGAGGTCGTCACCGATATTGATCCTGCGCCCGCATCTACTGACGACACCGATACCGCAACCGCGGAAAGCCGGCCGACGAAGCGAAAGCCGACCCATGCGCTCGCGCTCGCGCCCGTCGGGTCGCCGCCCAGCTCGGTGGACGGGTTCGTCAAGGAGTTCCTCCGTGAGCTCAACTTCGGCCAGGGTGTAGCCCTGTCCACCTCGACGGTGAACGACCAGTACATGGCGCTCGCCAAGACCGTCCGCCACTATCTGATGGCCCGCTGGCTGGAGACCCTGCGTCGCCAGTTCCAGAGCCAGGCCAAGGGCGTGGCGTATCTGTCTGCGGAGTATCTGCTGGGTCGCCAGCTGGGCAACGCCCTGCTCGCTACCGGTCTCACCGAGATCGTCGAAGAGGGCCTGGACCAGTGCGGCATCGACCTCGCCGATCTGCGCGCCCAGGAGGTCGAGCCCGGACTCGGCAACGGTGGCCTGGGTCGTCTGGCCGCCTGCTTCATCGACTCGCTGGCCACCATGAACGTGCCGTGTGTCGGCTATGGGATCCGGTATCAGTACGGCATCTTCCGCCAGACCTTCGTCGACGGCCGGCAGGTCGAGCAGCCCGACTCGTGGCTGACCCTCGGCGCCCCGTGGGAGTTCCCGCATCCGGAGGCTGCCCAGACCATCAACTTCGGCGGCCACACGGAGCACTACACCGACACCGACGGGGTCGAGCGCAGCCGCTGGGTGCCGGGCTGGAAGGTCAAGGCGGTCCCGTACAACTACATGGTCCCCGGCTACCAGAACGGCCGGGTGAACACGCTGCGGCTGTGGCGCTCGGTGGCCACCGATGCCTTCGACCTGCGGATCTTCAACTCCGGTGACTACGAGGAGGCGGTCCGCGCACAGACGTACGCGGAGAACATCTCCAAGGTGCTCTATCCGGAGGACTCCACGCCGCAGGGCAAGGAGCTGCGGCTGCAGCAGCAGTACTTCTTCGTCGCCGCCTCGATCGCCGACCTGCTGCGCTATCTGCTGCCGAAGGACTACGACCTGCACAACCTGCCCAACCGGGTGATCTTCCAGCTCAACGACACCCACCCGGTGATCGGCGTGCCCGAGCTGATGCGGGTGCTGGTCGACGAGAAGAAGATGGACTGGGACGAGGCCTGGGCGATCACCCAGCAGTGTTTCGCCTACACCTGTCACACTCTGCTGCCGGAGGCGTTGGAGGTCTGGCCGGTCGAGCTGCTCGGACGGCTGCTGCCCCGTCACCTGGAGATCATCTACCGGATCAACGAGGAGTTCTTGGAGCAGGTCGCCGAGCGGTTCCCCGGTGATCACCTGCGGATCTCCCGGATGTCGATCATCGCCGAGTTCCCCGAGCGGGCGGTCCGGATGGCGTACCTGGCCACCGTCGCCGGCGCCAAGGTCAACGGTGTCGCCGAACTGCACTCGCAATTGCTGCGCGACAAGGTGCTGCCCGACTTCGACGAGTTCTATCCCGGCAAGTTCACCAATGTCACCAACGGCGTCACCCCGCGGCGCTTCGTCAAGCTCGCCAACCCAGCGCTGTCCGAACTGATCACCGACGCCATCGGGGTGGGCTGGCTGACCGACCTGGAGCGGCTGCGGGAACTGGAGCCGTACGCGACCGACGAGGAGTTCCGCGAGCGGTTCCGCGAGGTCAAGGCGCACAACAAGCGCCGGCTGAACCGGGTGCTGGAGCAGCGGGACGGCACCTCGGTGGACGACACCCACATGCTGGACGTGATGGTGAAGCGGCTCCACGAGTACAAGCGGCAGACCCTGAAGCTGCTGCACATCGTCACCGAGTACGACCGGATCATCTCCGGCGAGGTGGCCGCGGCCGACATCACGCCCCGCACCTTCATCTTCGGTGCCAAGGCAGCGCCTGGCTACAAGATCGCGAAGGACATCATCCACCTGATCAACGGGGTGGGTTCGGTCGTGAACAGCGACCCCCGAGTCGAGGGTCGGCTCAAGGTGCTGTTCCCGCCGAACTACAACGTGACGCTGGCCGAGAAGGTCATCCCGGCGGCCGACCTGTCCGAGCAGATCTCGCTGGCCGGCAAGGAGGCCTCCGGCACCGGCAACATGAAGTTCGCCCTGAACGGCGCGCTCACCATCGGCACCGACGACGGCGCGAACGTCGAGATCCGCCGGCTGGTCAAGGACGACAACTTCTTCCTGTTCGGGCTGCTCGAACCGGAGGTCGAGGACCTGTACGCGCGGGGCTACGTGCCCAGTTCGTACTACGAGAAGAACGAGAGCCTGAAGCGGGCGATCGACCTGATCGCCGAGGGTGCCTTCTCCAACGGTGACCGGGACATGTACGCGTCGGTGGTCGGCAATCTGCTGCACGAGGACCGCTTCATGGCCCTGGCCGACTACGAGTCCTACATCGAGGCGCAGGACAAGGTCGCTGCCGCGTACGCCGACACCGAGTGGTGGACCCGGGCCGCGATCTTGAACGTGGCTCGTTGCGGGTTCTTCTCCTCCGATCGCTCGATGCGCGACTACATCGACCGCATCTGGCACACCCCGCCGGCGTACTGA
- a CDS encoding LLM class flavin-dependent oxidoreductase, whose translation MTWVDSSQPLPDPCVVVLAGAAGSGKSTWAAAHYARGEIVSTDALRAAVGTGPADLDASADAFAVADLVIDARLRRGLTTVIDTLGLEPGRRVDYLDRARAAGLATALVILDAPARLCRIRNAERDRPVPAEALTGQLRRVRELRAQANSEGWDRVVVLTAADAPAAPRTAPVSISAAEQGRTHVILQLSRFPWGKDPARWLRQVAETADQVGFAGIALMDHLIQIPQVDRAWEAIPEPWVSLGLLAGLDTALRLGTLVSPVTLRPAGVIAKAAATLDALSGGRAFCGLGAGWWQREHAAYGIEFPAARQRLDRLAATVETLRALWAAGTKPYQGRGVGLPETTCYPRPVGPLPIIVGGGGERRTLRIAAELADGCNLRTDDALPRKIEVFTGYREAAGRESAITVLDLPLIGRDRDDVARRVERVRGRLSAQAYAARHPVGTAQAHRRRYAELAGLGVETIFLALPDLDRASDLEVCAPLLAD comes from the coding sequence GTGACCTGGGTCGACAGCTCGCAGCCACTGCCAGACCCCTGCGTGGTGGTGCTGGCCGGTGCCGCCGGGTCGGGCAAGTCGACCTGGGCAGCGGCCCACTACGCCCGGGGCGAGATCGTCTCCACCGATGCGCTGCGGGCGGCCGTCGGCACCGGGCCGGCCGACCTCGATGCCTCCGCCGACGCATTCGCGGTCGCCGACCTGGTGATCGACGCCCGACTCCGCCGCGGCCTGACCACGGTGATCGACACCCTCGGCCTGGAGCCGGGCCGCCGGGTCGACTATCTCGATCGAGCCCGAGCCGCCGGGCTGGCCACGGCCCTGGTCATCCTCGACGCCCCGGCCCGGCTGTGCCGGATCCGCAACGCCGAACGCGACCGGCCCGTGCCGGCGGAGGCGCTCACCGGCCAGCTTCGCCGGGTCCGCGAGCTCAGGGCCCAAGCCAACTCCGAAGGTTGGGACCGGGTCGTCGTGCTGACCGCCGCCGACGCGCCGGCCGCGCCGCGGACCGCCCCGGTCTCCATCTCCGCCGCCGAGCAGGGTCGAACACACGTGATCCTCCAGCTCTCCCGCTTCCCTTGGGGCAAGGACCCGGCCCGCTGGCTGCGGCAGGTCGCCGAGACCGCCGACCAGGTCGGGTTCGCCGGGATCGCCCTGATGGACCACCTGATCCAGATCCCGCAGGTCGACCGGGCCTGGGAGGCTATTCCGGAGCCGTGGGTCAGCCTTGGGCTGTTGGCCGGCCTGGACACCGCGTTGCGGCTCGGCACGCTCGTCTCACCGGTCACGCTCCGGCCCGCCGGGGTGATCGCCAAGGCCGCCGCCACCCTTGATGCGCTCAGCGGCGGCCGGGCGTTCTGCGGGCTGGGCGCGGGCTGGTGGCAGCGGGAGCATGCCGCGTACGGGATCGAGTTCCCGGCCGCGAGGCAGCGCCTCGATCGGCTGGCGGCGACGGTGGAGACCCTGCGCGCCCTGTGGGCGGCCGGCACCAAGCCCTACCAGGGTCGAGGTGTCGGCCTGCCGGAGACGACCTGCTATCCCCGACCGGTCGGCCCGCTGCCGATCATCGTCGGCGGAGGCGGCGAACGCCGTACGCTGCGGATCGCCGCCGAGCTGGCCGACGGCTGCAACCTGCGGACCGACGACGCGCTGCCCCGCAAGATCGAGGTGTTCACCGGCTACCGCGAGGCGGCCGGCCGGGAGTCGGCGATCACGGTGCTCGATCTACCGCTGATCGGTCGTGACCGAGACGACGTCGCCCGCCGGGTCGAGCGGGTCCGAGGCCGGCTGAGCGCGCAGGCATACGCGGCCCGTCACCCGGTCGGCACCGCGCAGGCTCACCGCCGCCGCTACGCCGAGCTGGCCGGGCTCGGGGTCGAGACGATCTTCCTGGCGCTGCCCGATCTCGACCGGGCGAGCGATCTCGAGGTGTGCGCGCCGCTGCTTGCGGACTGA